The segment CAAGCTCACTGTAAATTTCTTTAAAAATAGAAATTAGAAGTTCATTTTTACTTGAAAAATAATTGTAAAAGGTTCCTTTTGAAATCCCGCTGCTATCCAATATTTCTTGAATGGATGTTGCTTGGAATCCTTTTTCAATAAACAGCTCATGGGCTTTATTCAACACATGCTTTTTCCGATTATTCATCTTCATCACCTTAGGGAAATTATACTAACAGTTCAAAAAACATACTAACCCATATAGCAATAAAATTCAAGAATCTAGCTAAGAAAACGTTATCAAACAAACCTTCACCTATTTTATATAAAGGTAGAAAAATACTGATAATTTATTTTTTTAGTAAACCTAAACATTTTTATTGCAAAATTTATACTACCAGTATATTATTATTTAAGCCTATAACAATTGTATAAAAAATGAACTCGATGTTCATAAGGAGGAAAACATTTCATGAACAACACAGCAACACAAAACACGAAAAAGCCACCATATGGCATAATCGCCATTCTTATGGCTGGGGCTTTTGTTGCTATCTTAAATTCGACTTTATTGAATATAGCATTGCCTTCTATTAATAAAGATTTCGACATTGAAGCATCTGTTGGTCAATGGCTCGTTACTGGCTATATGCTTGTTAACGGCATTATGATTCCGACAACTGCCTTCTTAATTCAAAGGTATTCTATTAGAAGACTGTTTATCACTGCCATGTCCTTATTTACTATCGGGACACTTGTTGCAGGATTCGCTGACTCTTTCCCAGTTCTTTTGGGTGCACGTATGGTCCAAGCATCTGGTTCAGCAATCATGATGCCAGTACTTATGAACTTCCTGCTAACAAGCTTCCCAGTTGAAAAACGCGGTAGTGCAATGGGAGTTTTCGGTTTAGTTATGATCTTCGCACCAGCGATTGGTCCGACACTTTCAGGCTATATTGTCGAGCATTTCCATTGGCACGTACTCTTCCGCTTCATTGCACCGATTGCAATCATCGTATTACTGTTTGCAATCTTTAAATTGAAGGATAAAAAGGAAAAAGTAGAAATCTCTATTGATGTTCTGTCTGTTATCCTTTCCACCTTAGGCTTTGGAGGTCTATTGTATGGATTCAGTACTGCAGGCAGCAAAGGCTGGGACAGTATTTATGTATACGGAACATTAATCATCGGTTTCCTAAGCTTAATTCTCTTCATTGTAAGACAGCTTAAAATTCCGAACCCAATGCTTGAATTCAGGATTTTCAAATATCCACTTTTCGCATTGTCAGCAACAATTTCTATCGTAGTAAATATCGCAATGTTTTCTGCAATGCTGTTAATGCCAATGTACATTCAGACAGTTAGAGGAATTTCTCCATTAGATTCTGGACTACTGCTTCTGCCTGGTGCTATCATCATGGGGATCATGTCACCAATTACAGGTAAACTATTTGATAAATATGGAGCAAGAGTTTTAGCTATTACTGGGTTAACACTTACAGCGATTACAACATATATGTTTAGCAAATTAACAATGGATACATCTTACACAACATTGATTATCATCTATTCCATCCGTATGTTTGGTATGTCTATGGTTATGATGCCAGTAATGACAAATGGTTTGAACCAAGTGCCTGCACGATTGAACCCGCATGGTACGGCAATGAACAATACATTACAGCAAGTATCTGGCGCCATCGGTTCTGCTTTAATGATTACCATTATGTCAAACCGCACGACTACACATGCTAAGGAATTAGCAGAAGATGCAATGAAAAACATGTCTAATGCGACAGCACAGCCTGATGCGGCAACATTAGCTGCGGCTAAAGAACAGCTTGCAATGAAGGCGATGATGGAAGGAATTAATGATGCATTCCTTATCTCTGTCGGTGTTGTAGTGATAGCACTAATTCTATCGTTCTTTATGAAACGTGCGAAGCCTGCTGAAGACTTTCTAAGCAAGCAAAGCACAGTAAAGGCTAACGGTTCTGCTAAACTAGCAGAAAATTAATTAGCTGCCTTATTAGAAAAATGAAAGCCAAGCTGTTAAGATTCATCAGACAGCTTGGCTTTTTTTATATTAATATATTATCCCCTTCTTTTAAACAATACATATTCCCTATACTTGCCCGTCATTAACCAATAAAATTTCTAATTTACATGGTGAACTCTTGGTTATTTTTTGGTATAATTTAGCTAAGTTAACGAAATAACTTTTTCACAGGATCAGAAACTATTACGACAGCAGCAGGATTGACAAAGGTTTTTTATCAACTTGGCAACTGCTTGACAGAATAAATATAAAATCAGGCATAGCGGAATAACAAAAGGTGGCTAGAATGATGCTGAAAAATAAACGAATTAAAGAAATTCAAGACTATGTGTTTGAGCATGAAACCGTCTCACTAGATGAATTGGTTGAAGTATTTAATGTTTCTAAAAATACGATACGAAGAGATATACAGGAGCTGGTAGAAGAAGGCGAGCTTAAAAAGGTGTATGGCGGTGTTGCCGTTAATCATGCTACACTTGTTTCCTTTAATGATCGGCAAATACGAAACAAAGACGAAAAGATGCTGATTGGGAAAAGCGCAGCGGAATTTGTTCAAGATGGTGACATTATCTTTATTGATTCAGGTACTACTACATTGGAAATGCTAGAGTTTCTCAAAACAAAACAGCTTTCCATCATTACAAATAATCTTGATTTTATTATTAAGGCACTTCCATATGAAAATCTTCACATCATTACCTTTGGTGGTGTGTTGGAACGAAAAACTAAGTCTTTTGCAAGTATTCAAAGCACTGATGTAATTAAATCCTATAATATTAATAAAGCCTTCATGGCTTCAACAGGTATTTCCATCTCAAATGGTGTCACAAATTCGTCCCCATTGGAAAGCGAAATTAAGAAGAATGTCGTGGAAAGAAGTGCGGAGGTATACTTGCTTGTCGACCATCATAAGTTTGACAAGTATGCTCTTATGACATACTGCACACTTCATGACATTGACTGCTTAATTACTGGTGCTGAACCACCTAAGGAGTATCAGAACTTTACGAAAGAAAACAATATTAAGCTAATTATTACGGCGGAAAATGAAGAATAAAAAAAACGGCTCCTAAATTACCATTTAGGAGCCGTTTCTAATGCTTTGCGCTTTTCAAATTTATGAAACATCCTGTAGTAGAGGATGCCGCTTAGACAAGCTAACAAGCTGATGATGATGAAGGTCCATGTATAGCCAAACCAAACACTCATTGGTATAGACACTGGTGCAAGCACCTTTGAGAACGTGTAGCGCAGACTTGCTGCAGCAAAATATTTCCCTCTTTTGTCAGCTGGCGCAAGCTCAGAAATAAAGCCTTGCTGTATACCTGCCGTCATGAGTTCTGCCAATGTGAACACAAGCATAGCAAACAGCAGACCCCAAATCCATGAGGTTTGACTGAACAGTAAAACGGAAACAGCGTATGTGAACGAGGAAATGATAAACACGTTTCGTTCCTTGTATTTGCTCATCCACCTTGTCACAACAATCGTAAAGATAGCAACAAGTAAGCCATTTTCTGCGAGCACAAGTCCAAATGCCTGTGTGTTTTCTACAACATAAGACCAGTCCCCGAACCTTAGCAGCGGCTGGTTTGTCACCACTTCGTTAATATAGACAGGGAACAGCAGGTCAAGCTGCATAAAGGTTTGTCCAACAAGAACACCAGCGATGATGAACAGGAGAAAAACCCGGTCATTCATAATTACTCTGTAATCCTTCAGTTGATTACCAAGCACAGAAAACCAGTTCTTGTTTTGTATGCTCTCCTCTTCCTTTTCAACAGGAGCTGTTTCTTTAACCATGTATTGAAGCACTAAACCAAGAACAAGATTTAAAACACCTGCCATTAACAGCAACGGGAAACGGTACTCTGCAAAAAAGATGCCGCCAATAATCGGTCCAATTACAACGGCAATATTTGTGGAAGTATAAAAAACCGCAAAAACGTCGCTGCGATCCTTTTCTCCTACAACATCTGCAATCATCGCCTGGCTTGCCGGCCAGTAAACAGCACCAAACATACTCACAACAGTAAAACAAACAAACCCAAGCAATGGTGAATCAAACCACGAGGAGCTTGAAACAGCAAAAACAGTGAAAGCTGCTCCTTGAACGAAGGCGGAAAGCACCATCATTTTCTTGCGGCCATATTTATCTGCATAATATCCCCCAAGCAGGTTTGCGGCACAAGAAAAAACTTGTGAAAGTATCAGCAGCATTCCAGCAGTTGATTTGCCAAAGGCTTCCGTAAAATAAATAGATAAAAACGGGAAAAACATCCAAAATGTAATATTAACAACAGATTCTCCTGCAAGCCGAATCTTTAAATTTCGGTCCCAGTCTCTTAGACGCATACTCATACGAAGATATCTCTCTTTCTTTATTCTTCTTTTATCATAACAAGCTATTACAGGCAATCTCAAGTTAATTTTACTATATTAATAAAGTGAAAAGGACAACTCCTGCATCAGGAATTGTCCTTTTTATCAGATTGATATTTTCACTTCTGCATTCATACCGAGAAGTACTTTTTTTGTTGGATTTTGAATGGATATTTTGACTTGAACCTTTTGGGTTACTTTTGTGTAGTTTCCAGTTGCGTTTTGTGATGGTAGTGCAGAAAACACAGAGTTTGTTGCATAGCTGATGTCTTCTACCTTCCCATCAAACGTTACATTTGAATCACCGTCGACTGTTATATCCACATTGTCACCAATTTCAATGTCATTCAATTCGGTTTCTTTTATATTTGCGAGCACATACATATGATCCATATCGGCCGTTTGAGCGAGCACCTGCCCTGACTGGACTAGTTCGTTTCTCTTTACTTCATTTTTAATGATCGTTCCAGCAGCTATACTGTCGATTTCATGTGCTGCCTTTCCATCATTTACTGTCCCTACTGCTTGGTTTACTTTCATATCTTTTCCTGCACTGCCCTTCCAATCAGTAAGAATACCTGATGCTGGGGCAACTACCTCAGTAATATCTGCCGATACGATGGCATCATCTGTTTTTACATAGTTTTTATGTTGATAGTACATGTAGACACCTGTGGCAATAAGACCTAACACCACCACAAGGCCAATAAAGTTTATGATTAATAATTTTCCTTTGCTCATTTATTTCTCTCCTATGCTAAGATCAGCTAATTTTATAATGCATTATTTATTTTTGTGTCTGTATGTTTTTGTACTGGCTTGGGCTGTTTTTGAACAAGTGAACGCCCTTTACCTGTTGCCACTTTTCCAATAGAAGCAAGCAGCATGATTATGCCTAACACAAGCAAAATCGTAAACAGATTATGGTAGGCTCCAAGAATAGCCGCTTTCTTTACATGAACAATCAGCTCATAGGATGCCAACGATTTAGCATTTGCGACAGAATTTCCTTGCTCCAATAAATGCCTAGTCCAAACTGCCATTTCCTGCTTGAATTCTGTGCTGTCACTTTGCAGGCTCCAGCGAATTTTTTCATAATTGCTGGCATTTACTGTCGTTAAAAACCAAGCAAGAACCGGTGAAATAATTGCACCAACAAAATTCCGAATCGAGTGCAGTGTAACAGATCGCATGGAGGCCTGATGAATGTCACCTGCAAGAGCTGTTCCTAATGCACCTCCCACAAGTACCATACTCACACCAGCTCCAAGACAAGCTACTTGAAAATACAGTTCATGCAATGTAACCGCAGAGTCGATTGTTCTCCATTGATAGCTTACGTAAATGACTGCTATTGACCCAATGATGCCTAAAATACCAGCGCCAAGCTTATCATACAGAACCGTTTTCAAGATGGCTGTAACTACAATACCGACGAAGAACCAAAAATAAAAATGAGATAAATACATAAACGGCAAATCAAGATTATTACGTAGGAATCCATTAATTCCAGCAATAGCGAATACTAATGCTAAATGGGATGCTACTGCCATAATTGTACCTGATATTGGCTTCGATGCCTTGAGTGTTTTAAATGGCACTAACGGTGTTTCTGCCTTCCTGTCCACAATAATGAATAAAATCATAAGAATAGCAGCAACAATTAGGAACGGCCATACATATGTGGATGTGAAGCCCTTTTGAACTAAATTACATAACGGAATGGCTAACACTAGCATCATAACCGTCCACAGAAATATCCCTGTTTTATCTAAGGAGAAATGCTCCTCTTGCTGCTCTAGCTTAGGCAATCCGATAAAACCGACTAATAAACAGATAGCAGCAGCTGCGACATTAAGAATAAACAACCAGCGCCACGCATCTGCCTCTAAGGACAATGCACCAAATAAAGCACCTAAAGCACTAGCTCCAAACAGCCCTGTAATAACCATTAGCAAAAACGTATTTCTGATTTTGTTTGGAAACGATTTAAGGCTTGCTGGCAAAATCGTCAAAAATAAAAAGCCTGCGCTTATTCCTTGAATAATTTTTGCTATTATCAAAAACAGCAAATCCTCGGAAAATACAGCAATAATAGAACCAATAAGAAAAACACTAATGAAAAGCAAATAGTTTTTGCGCAAACCGAGTTTTCTTGTTAAAACAGGTCCAAGTGGTACGCCAAATGCAAAACCGAGATTAGACAAGGTAGAAGGCAGCAATAAGGAATTGGAGCCAAGCTGCAAACCATTTTGGATAACTCCTTGATTTAATATATAGGAAAGATTGGAAAAGTATTGTGATCCGATTGCGAAGATTGTCAAGATCGAGATAATCAAATACTGAGGCACTGCAACCTTTTCTGATTCAGATGCAGAAGTATTAATTTGCTGACTCATCTTCTCTCCCCCTTTCCTTGTGAATTTTTAAATATTGTATATGACAAGTTGTATTATACAATATATAAACAAAAAAACAATATGTTTTCATTTTTAAAACTAAAAAAAGAGACTCTTTAGAATCTCTTTTCAACCTTGTCCCCAATGCTTAAAATCTGCATTAAGGCGGTTCATTAACTTGTCCAATTGTTCAATATCTTCCTGTTTCCAATTCTTCAATATCTCTCCATATACTGTGTAGCGAGCCTTTTGCACGCGTTCAAGCACTTCTAGCCCACTTTTTGTAATTTCTATTAAGCTAATCCGGCCATTGTTAGCATCAGGATATCTTTTCACATAGGATTTTGTTTCAAGATTACTGACTTGTCTGCTCGCTGTTGAAATGTTCAGCAGCAGCTGATGCGCAATTTCATTTATTCCAATCGGTCCGTTACTTTGCAATTCACTTAAAATTAAGTATTCCGATCTGTCCAGACTCCCGAGTTTTGGGTTATTTGCTGTAATTAAACGAACAAGTAATGCCACTTCATATTCAATAGATTGAAGTGAATCATTCATTTGCACTCTCCCCTTTTAAAAACGTTCAAAGTATATCTAAACACTAATGCTTCCTTGATGATGCTGCTGAAATAATATAATAGCTGAGCACTAATACAAGAATAGCACAAGTATATAAAAGTGTGTGCAATGGATTATCGTGATAGACAATGATAAGCCTAACCATTGCAGTAATTCCGATATACAAGAAATACCTTAGTGGAAAGTGATAGCTCTCTTGAAAATACTTTACAATTAGTGCGATAAATTCAAAATACAAAAAGAACACTAATATTCTTTCAAGCAGCTCATAATTGTTGCTTGCCTGCTGAAGCTCGACTGCATATGCGATAAAATAAATAATTTCTTTACATAGCAACACACTTAATGTGATCGCAAGCAAAATCAGTGATACGTTTAAGATTTGCTGCAGCATGGCGGCCAGCAGCAAATGCTGTTTTTTTACCTGCTTCTTTTCTTTTTCTTTTCGTGCTTCCAACTTTTTTCCTCCTTGCTGAGGATAACTCCGAATGATTCTTTTATTTTATACATATTTGCTTAGTTTTACTATGATTTACATTGTAAAAAACCATTTACATATGGTAAATGGTTTTAGATGATTCTTCTGTAGGTTTCCTTTACTCTTAAAAAGTTAAGTTAGGGACAAAGTAAAAATTACTCTAATCCATTCCAAAGGATGCCGATTTGTTGGCACTTTGTTTTTCTTTTCCGAAAAGAATCAGGCAAACCAGGGCAATGATTGCAAAAATGGCGTAAATAATAATTACATTGCCATAGTTCATTGCTTCTGCTAGTACACCGAACATTAAGTAGCCAACAGTATTGCCAATTTGGGTCGAGTTCATATAAAGGGTTGTTGCTGTCCCTTGTGCTTGTGGAATGAAGTCCTGGAAATAGGATATGGCAATTCCTGATGTAATGGAAACCTGTGCCGCACTTAATATTTGCAGCGGATATATTTGCCAAGGTTCATTAACAAAGAAGAATAACGAAAAATAAATGGCGGCAATAGCAAAGCCAATTCTTATAAGCAATCCGTTATCCAGCTTGGTTGCCAGCATTCCGACTGCAATCATCATCGGTACTTCGAAAATCGGCGGCACACTGAAAATTAACCCAACATCCAGCTCGCTCCCCCCAAGCACCTTTGTAACAAACTGAGGTGCATTCAGCATATGAATGGAGGTTGCCGCAGCTAATAGCATTGCTGCAGCGAGATTACCAAATATATGGGGCTTGCGGACATAGGATGCCACGCCAGTGGAGACACCCTTTTTCACAGGAGCTATCTTCGGAATATCCTTTAAGAAGAACAGGATGACGACTAATCCTATTCCATAGCTTGCTGCCACAAATAAAAATAGACCTTTAAAGCCAATTGCCGCAAGTAGCCATGCAGCAACAGCAGGGCCAACCGTCCAGGAAAGGGCAAAGAACATCCGAAAAACATTCATAATAAATGGTGCTTGCTCTTTAGGAACATTTGCATGGTGAAGCGCCTCCCTTGCATATGCCCACAGCTGTGGTACTGAGGCAGCAGCAGAGCCTAACAAAACGAAAGCTATTATGGCTAACAACACATAATCACGAACAAAGGCAAAGCCAATATAGCCAAGCATCCCTGTAAGGCTTGTAAAGATCAGGATTTTCTTTCTACTTAATTGCATATCTGATTTTTTGGCTATAATCGTGCTTATGACAACACCGCCAATTGCCATAATTGTCATAAACAGCCCAAAGCCGATATTGCTCATCCCTACTTCATCAATTCCAAAAAGGGAGGAGAATGGGGCAAAAAACGACATGGATAATCCAAAGATAAAATTGGCTAAAAATAGGATTGGAAACGATGGGATTTTCCAAACAAATAAAAGCCTCTCTTTCATAATTCCCTCTCCTGTTCTTAATAAATTACAATGTATTACTCTTAGCACAAAACAAACATTGCCATCTTTTGGACAGCAATGCTTTACAGTGTTATATAGAATCCGTCAAAATATTATCAATACTTGATAGCTCTTCATTAGAAAACTCAAGATTTGCCAATGCAGCTACATTTTCTTCCACCTGGCTCACTCTGCTTGCACCAATTAACGCGGAAGTTACTTTTCCATTTCGCAGCACCCAAGCAAGCGACATCTGTGCGAGGCTTTGGCCTCGGTTTGCTGCAATTTCATTCAGCTTTATAACGCGATTAACCACGTCTTGCGTCACCTGTGCTTCGGACAGGAAGCTGGACGGTTTTTTTGCCCTTGAGTTTTCTGGAATGCCATTTGCGTATTTGCTTGTCAGCAAGCCTTGAGCCAATGGGCAAAACGCAATAGAGCCAACACCATTTTGCTCTAAAACATCCTGGAGGCCATCCTCTACCCAACGCTCCAAAAGGGAATATTTAGGCTGATGGATTAACAGCGGGGTACCTAGTCGATTCAAAATTTCAACAGCAGCTGCTGTCTGCTCCGCACTATAATTGGAGACTCCGACATATAAAGCTTTCCCTTGCCTTACAACGAGATCAAGTGCTGCCATTGTCTCTTCTAAAGGGGTATTAGGATCTGGACGATGTGAATAAAAAACATCCACATAATCAAGTCCCATTCTTTTTAAGCTTTGGTCAAGGCTCGATACAAGATATTTCTTAGAGCCCCAATCTCCGTATGGACCTGGCCACATATGATAGCCCGCCTTCGTAGAAATTACCATTTCATCCCGATATGGAGCGAAATCAGCTTGCAGCATTTTCCCAAACATTTCTTCTGCTGATCCTGGCGGTGGTCCGTAATTATTTGCCAAATCAAAATGGGTAATACCTAAATCAAATGCCTTTCTAAGTATCGCCCTCCCGTTTTCATATGTATCCACACCTCCGAAATTATGCCAAAGCCCTAAAGAGATAGCTGGCAGCAGCAGCCCTGAATTTCCTGTGCGATTATATTTCATTGATTCGTAGCGATTTTCACTTGCTTGATATCCCATTCTCTTTCCCCCTTTACCTTTCATTTAAAAAAGCTTGAAGCCAGGTTTGTGCCATCAGCATATTCCCAGTGGTATTCATATGAACACCATCTGTTGTTAGCACTTGGCAGTCTGGCGTATTTAAATAGTCAATAAATGCTTGATGTGTTGGCACCAACAGACAATTAAACTCTGCAGCGAGTTCCTGTATTGCAGTCACATAAGGCTTTAACAATTTGTTTCCTTGTGCATTCACATCCTCCAGAATAACTGTCGGCTCCATTAAAATAACTTTGGCATTTGTATGTGTATGAACTTGCTCTATT is part of the Niallia taxi genome and harbors:
- a CDS encoding DHA2 family efflux MFS transporter permease subunit; amino-acid sequence: MNNTATQNTKKPPYGIIAILMAGAFVAILNSTLLNIALPSINKDFDIEASVGQWLVTGYMLVNGIMIPTTAFLIQRYSIRRLFITAMSLFTIGTLVAGFADSFPVLLGARMVQASGSAIMMPVLMNFLLTSFPVEKRGSAMGVFGLVMIFAPAIGPTLSGYIVEHFHWHVLFRFIAPIAIIVLLFAIFKLKDKKEKVEISIDVLSVILSTLGFGGLLYGFSTAGSKGWDSIYVYGTLIIGFLSLILFIVRQLKIPNPMLEFRIFKYPLFALSATISIVVNIAMFSAMLLMPMYIQTVRGISPLDSGLLLLPGAIIMGIMSPITGKLFDKYGARVLAITGLTLTAITTYMFSKLTMDTSYTTLIIIYSIRMFGMSMVMMPVMTNGLNQVPARLNPHGTAMNNTLQQVSGAIGSALMITIMSNRTTTHAKELAEDAMKNMSNATAQPDAATLAAAKEQLAMKAMMEGINDAFLISVGVVVIALILSFFMKRAKPAEDFLSKQSTVKANGSAKLAEN
- a CDS encoding DeoR/GlpR family DNA-binding transcription regulator, with the translated sequence MLKNKRIKEIQDYVFEHETVSLDELVEVFNVSKNTIRRDIQELVEEGELKKVYGGVAVNHATLVSFNDRQIRNKDEKMLIGKSAAEFVQDGDIIFIDSGTTTLEMLEFLKTKQLSIITNNLDFIIKALPYENLHIITFGGVLERKTKSFASIQSTDVIKSYNINKAFMASTGISISNGVTNSSPLESEIKKNVVERSAEVYLLVDHHKFDKYALMTYCTLHDIDCLITGAEPPKEYQNFTKENNIKLIITAENEE
- a CDS encoding MDR family MFS transporter gives rise to the protein MRLRDWDRNLKIRLAGESVVNITFWMFFPFLSIYFTEAFGKSTAGMLLILSQVFSCAANLLGGYYADKYGRKKMMVLSAFVQGAAFTVFAVSSSSWFDSPLLGFVCFTVVSMFGAVYWPASQAMIADVVGEKDRSDVFAVFYTSTNIAVVIGPIIGGIFFAEYRFPLLLMAGVLNLVLGLVLQYMVKETAPVEKEEESIQNKNWFSVLGNQLKDYRVIMNDRVFLLFIIAGVLVGQTFMQLDLLFPVYINEVVTNQPLLRFGDWSYVVENTQAFGLVLAENGLLVAIFTIVVTRWMSKYKERNVFIISSFTYAVSVLLFSQTSWIWGLLFAMLVFTLAELMTAGIQQGFISELAPADKRGKYFAAASLRYTFSKVLAPVSIPMSVWFGYTWTFIIISLLACLSGILYYRMFHKFEKRKALETAPKW
- a CDS encoding HlyD family secretion protein, translating into MSKGKLLIINFIGLVVVLGLIATGVYMYYQHKNYVKTDDAIVSADITEVVAPASGILTDWKGSAGKDMKVNQAVGTVNDGKAAHEIDSIAAGTIIKNEVKRNELVQSGQVLAQTADMDHMYVLANIKETELNDIEIGDNVDITVDGDSNVTFDGKVEDISYATNSVFSALPSQNATGNYTKVTQKVQVKISIQNPTKKVLLGMNAEVKISI
- a CDS encoding MFS transporter, producing MSQQINTSASESEKVAVPQYLIISILTIFAIGSQYFSNLSYILNQGVIQNGLQLGSNSLLLPSTLSNLGFAFGVPLGPVLTRKLGLRKNYLLFISVFLIGSIIAVFSEDLLFLIIAKIIQGISAGFLFLTILPASLKSFPNKIRNTFLLMVITGLFGASALGALFGALSLEADAWRWLFILNVAAAAICLLVGFIGLPKLEQQEEHFSLDKTGIFLWTVMMLVLAIPLCNLVQKGFTSTYVWPFLIVAAILMILFIIVDRKAETPLVPFKTLKASKPISGTIMAVASHLALVFAIAGINGFLRNNLDLPFMYLSHFYFWFFVGIVVTAILKTVLYDKLGAGILGIIGSIAVIYVSYQWRTIDSAVTLHELYFQVACLGAGVSMVLVGGALGTALAGDIHQASMRSVTLHSIRNFVGAIISPVLAWFLTTVNASNYEKIRWSLQSDSTEFKQEMAVWTRHLLEQGNSVANAKSLASYELIVHVKKAAILGAYHNLFTILLVLGIIMLLASIGKVATGKGRSLVQKQPKPVQKHTDTKINNAL
- a CDS encoding MarR family winged helix-turn-helix transcriptional regulator codes for the protein MNDSLQSIEYEVALLVRLITANNPKLGSLDRSEYLILSELQSNGPIGINEIAHQLLLNISTASRQVSNLETKSYVKRYPDANNGRISLIEITKSGLEVLERVQKARYTVYGEILKNWKQEDIEQLDKLMNRLNADFKHWGQG
- the psiE gene encoding phosphate-starvation-inducible protein PsiE; the protein is MEARKEKEKKQVKKQHLLLAAMLQQILNVSLILLAITLSVLLCKEIIYFIAYAVELQQASNNYELLERILVFFLYFEFIALIVKYFQESYHFPLRYFLYIGITAMVRLIIVYHDNPLHTLLYTCAILVLVLSYYIISAASSRKH
- a CDS encoding sugar efflux transporter, producing the protein MKERLLFVWKIPSFPILFLANFIFGLSMSFFAPFSSLFGIDEVGMSNIGFGLFMTIMAIGGVVISTIIAKKSDMQLSRKKILIFTSLTGMLGYIGFAFVRDYVLLAIIAFVLLGSAAASVPQLWAYAREALHHANVPKEQAPFIMNVFRMFFALSWTVGPAVAAWLLAAIGFKGLFLFVAASYGIGLVVILFFLKDIPKIAPVKKGVSTGVASYVRKPHIFGNLAAAMLLAAATSIHMLNAPQFVTKVLGGSELDVGLIFSVPPIFEVPMMIAVGMLATKLDNGLLIRIGFAIAAIYFSLFFFVNEPWQIYPLQILSAAQVSITSGIAISYFQDFIPQAQGTATTLYMNSTQIGNTVGYLMFGVLAEAMNYGNVIIIYAIFAIIALVCLILFGKEKQSANKSASFGMD
- the mgrA gene encoding L-glyceraldehyde 3-phosphate reductase produces the protein MGYQASENRYESMKYNRTGNSGLLLPAISLGLWHNFGGVDTYENGRAILRKAFDLGITHFDLANNYGPPPGSAEEMFGKMLQADFAPYRDEMVISTKAGYHMWPGPYGDWGSKKYLVSSLDQSLKRMGLDYVDVFYSHRPDPNTPLEETMAALDLVVRQGKALYVGVSNYSAEQTAAAVEILNRLGTPLLIHQPKYSLLERWVEDGLQDVLEQNGVGSIAFCPLAQGLLTSKYANGIPENSRAKKPSSFLSEAQVTQDVVNRVIKLNEIAANRGQSLAQMSLAWVLRNGKVTSALIGASRVSQVEENVAALANLEFSNEELSSIDNILTDSI